Proteins from a genomic interval of Microbacterium abyssi:
- a CDS encoding TetR/AcrR family transcriptional regulator produces MFETGDEPQSKSAHTRARIRDAAISSFVEHGYADTTMRRIADAAGVSTGNAYYYYPSKMHLVQELYIRVQQEHAALALPRLGETTGLVDRLRIVFETGLAAVEPYQRVAPGFLSAMIPPDSPMNPLADETAAARAMTVTLFRTAVDGATHRLPEDVSALLPDALFVAYLALVLRWTYDTSTAHRPTARMLDAGLRMLALALPFVRVPGIHAAARELLGLVAEVRS; encoded by the coding sequence ATGTTCGAAACCGGGGACGAGCCGCAGAGCAAGAGCGCGCACACACGCGCGAGGATCCGCGACGCCGCGATATCGTCCTTCGTCGAACACGGCTATGCCGACACGACGATGCGCCGCATCGCGGATGCCGCCGGCGTCTCGACCGGGAACGCCTACTATTACTACCCATCGAAGATGCACCTCGTGCAGGAGCTCTACATCCGGGTCCAGCAGGAGCACGCGGCACTTGCTCTCCCCCGCCTCGGCGAGACGACCGGGCTCGTCGATCGTCTGCGCATCGTCTTCGAGACGGGTCTCGCGGCGGTCGAGCCGTACCAGCGGGTGGCGCCAGGCTTCCTGTCAGCGATGATCCCGCCCGATTCGCCGATGAACCCGCTGGCTGACGAAACCGCGGCCGCGCGGGCCATGACGGTCACGCTGTTCCGCACGGCCGTCGACGGCGCCACCCATCGCCTCCCCGAAGACGTGAGCGCTCTGCTGCCGGACGCACTGTTCGTGGCGTACCTCGCACTGGTGCTCCGCTGGACCTACGACACGTCGACTGCGCACAGGCCCACGGCCCGGATGCTGGACGCCGGACTGCGGATGCTCGCCCTCGCGCTGCCGTTCGTGCGCGTTCCCGGCATCCACGCGGCCGCCAGGGAGCTGCTCGGTCTCGTGGCCGAGGTGCGATCGTGA
- a CDS encoding 3-hydroxyacyl-CoA dehydrogenase NAD-binding domain-containing protein — MTDYEKIDFSPIVDLAGDEVVTHSTVRDVRLPSGKVLALITLDNGRDHTRPNTLGPATLTELGETLAEVKTRAAAGEIQAVGITGKQYILAAGADLSDITKLTSKDQARLIAQLGHKVIGSLSDLGVPSFAFVNGLALGGGLEIALNSTYRTVDASAAAIALPEVFLGLIPGWGGAYLLPNLIGIENALEVVISNPLKQNRVLKPQQAFDLGIMDAIFPASNYLENSLAWADGVLTGKVKVERKNEPGKIERLTKWPIAIKMARGMLESKIGTVPRSPYLALELLDKARGGTKAEGFAREDEALTELVAGDQFAASMYAFDLVQKRAKRPVGAPDKALAKKVTKVGIIGAGLMASQFALLFVRKLQVPVLITDLDQARVDKGVAYIHEEIGKLEQKGRLDADSANKLRALVTGTTDKSLYADCDFVIEAVFEEVGVKQQVFGEIEQIIAEDAILATNTSSLSVEEIGAKLAHPERLVGFHFFNPVAVMPLIEIVKTPVTNEQTLSSAFVVAKGLGKNAVLTADAPGFVVNRLLAKVMGEAARAVYEGTPVADVERAFGPLGLPMGPFQLIDLVGWKVAAHVQDTMVRHFPDRFYANENFHALAELDAVVEKDKGGRVTGWTKAAEKALKGNVGNAPASAETILARVQDGLAQEIKLMLDEKVVPEVEDIDLCLILGAGWPFIDGGASPYLDREGASERVFGATFHNPPIRGIGG, encoded by the coding sequence ATGACCGACTACGAAAAGATCGACTTCTCCCCCATCGTCGACCTCGCCGGCGACGAGGTCGTCACGCACTCCACCGTGCGCGACGTCCGCCTCCCGTCCGGCAAGGTGCTCGCGCTGATCACGCTCGACAACGGGCGCGACCACACCCGGCCGAACACCCTGGGGCCGGCGACCCTCACCGAGCTCGGCGAGACGCTCGCCGAGGTCAAGACACGCGCGGCCGCCGGTGAGATCCAAGCGGTCGGCATCACCGGCAAACAGTACATCCTGGCCGCCGGCGCCGATCTGTCGGACATCACCAAACTCACCTCCAAGGACCAGGCCCGGCTCATCGCCCAGCTCGGTCACAAGGTGATCGGATCGCTGAGCGACCTCGGCGTGCCCTCCTTCGCTTTCGTGAACGGCCTCGCGCTCGGCGGCGGCCTCGAGATCGCGCTGAACTCGACGTATCGCACCGTAGATGCCTCGGCCGCCGCGATCGCGCTCCCCGAGGTGTTCCTGGGTCTGATCCCCGGCTGGGGCGGCGCCTACCTGCTGCCGAACCTGATCGGCATCGAGAACGCTCTTGAGGTCGTCATCTCGAACCCGCTGAAGCAGAACCGCGTATTGAAGCCCCAGCAGGCGTTCGATCTGGGCATCATGGACGCGATCTTCCCCGCCTCGAACTATCTGGAGAACTCGCTTGCCTGGGCGGACGGCGTTCTGACCGGCAAGGTCAAGGTCGAGCGCAAGAACGAGCCGGGCAAGATCGAGCGGCTCACCAAGTGGCCGATCGCGATCAAGATGGCACGAGGCATGCTGGAGTCGAAGATCGGCACCGTGCCGCGCTCGCCCTATCTGGCCCTCGAGCTCCTCGACAAGGCACGCGGCGGTACGAAGGCAGAGGGCTTCGCCCGCGAGGACGAGGCACTCACCGAGCTCGTCGCGGGCGATCAGTTCGCGGCATCCATGTATGCGTTCGATCTCGTGCAGAAGCGCGCCAAACGACCGGTCGGCGCACCCGACAAGGCGCTCGCGAAGAAGGTCACCAAGGTCGGCATCATCGGCGCAGGACTCATGGCCAGCCAGTTCGCGCTGCTGTTCGTGCGCAAGCTCCAGGTGCCGGTGCTGATCACCGACCTCGACCAGGCGCGCGTCGACAAGGGCGTGGCGTACATCCACGAGGAGATCGGCAAGCTCGAGCAGAAGGGCCGTCTGGATGCCGACTCCGCGAACAAGCTCCGAGCGCTCGTCACCGGCACGACCGACAAGTCGCTGTACGCGGACTGCGATTTCGTGATCGAGGCCGTGTTCGAGGAGGTCGGCGTCAAGCAGCAGGTGTTCGGGGAGATCGAGCAGATCATCGCAGAGGACGCGATCCTCGCGACGAACACCTCCTCGTTGTCCGTCGAGGAGATCGGCGCCAAGCTCGCACACCCCGAGCGCCTGGTCGGATTCCACTTCTTCAACCCGGTGGCGGTCATGCCGCTCATCGAGATCGTGAAGACCCCGGTCACGAACGAGCAGACCCTGTCGTCCGCGTTCGTGGTCGCCAAGGGCCTCGGCAAGAACGCGGTGCTCACAGCGGACGCGCCCGGTTTCGTCGTGAACCGGCTGCTGGCGAAGGTCATGGGCGAGGCTGCGCGCGCCGTGTACGAGGGCACACCTGTCGCCGACGTCGAGAGGGCGTTCGGTCCGCTCGGACTGCCGATGGGACCGTTCCAGCTCATCGACCTCGTCGGCTGGAAGGTCGCAGCTCACGTGCAGGACACGATGGTGCGGCACTTCCCCGACCGCTTCTACGCGAACGAGAACTTCCACGCTCTCGCCGAGCTGGACGCGGTCGTCGAGAAGGACAAGGGCGGTCGCGTCACGGGGTGGACCAAGGCAGCCGAGAAGGCGCTCAAGGGCAATGTCGGGAATGCTCCGGCCTCCGCCGAGACGATCCTCGCCCGCGTGCAGGACGGTCTCGCCCAGGAGATCAAGCTCATGCTCGACGAGAAGGTCGTGCCGGAAGTCGAGGACATCGACCTGTGCCTGATCCTCGGCGCCGGATGGCCGTTCATCGACGGCGGCGCCTCGCCGTACCTCGATCGCGAGGGCGCATCCGAGCGCGTCTTCGGAGCGACGTTCCACAACCCGCCGATCCGCGGCATCGGCGGCTGA
- a CDS encoding SPFH domain-containing protein, which translates to MDAFFSIFSGSGMSTLVKSGTAVLTTLLVVPALLKLFLVTVDEGWAAIRTRNGKPIIRRASSRAVRTGRGTAGEVVVLQPGTHGAFPMFYWYKLIDVRVRSTDLPARQLTGATGHQHLVHASFEWRPIATGRDLRVFELDVVNVKERAANIVGAALRDVIRTLEGNDLPHNSELGIRVLQECAEKTLSACGVEILSVMITGNALTDGHLLSQAMRANDRDHEAVAALHALN; encoded by the coding sequence ATGGACGCGTTCTTCTCCATCTTCAGCGGTTCAGGAATGTCCACGCTTGTGAAGAGCGGAACGGCGGTGCTCACGACACTGCTCGTGGTTCCGGCACTCCTCAAGCTCTTCCTGGTCACGGTGGATGAGGGCTGGGCGGCGATCCGCACGCGCAACGGCAAGCCCATCATCCGGAGGGCATCCTCCCGTGCGGTGCGCACGGGGCGCGGCACGGCAGGCGAAGTAGTGGTGCTGCAGCCCGGCACGCACGGCGCGTTCCCGATGTTCTACTGGTACAAGCTCATCGACGTGCGCGTGCGCTCGACGGATCTCCCTGCCCGGCAGCTCACCGGCGCGACGGGCCACCAGCACCTGGTGCACGCCTCATTCGAGTGGCGTCCGATCGCTACCGGCCGCGACCTGCGCGTCTTCGAGCTGGATGTCGTCAATGTCAAAGAGCGTGCGGCGAACATCGTCGGTGCGGCGCTGCGCGATGTCATCCGCACGCTCGAGGGCAACGATCTGCCGCACAACTCCGAGCTCGGCATCCGAGTTCTTCAGGAGTGCGCGGAGAAGACCCTCAGTGCGTGTGGGGTCGAGATCCTCTCGGTCATGATCACCGGCAACGCCCTCACCGACGGCCACCTGCTCTCCCAGGCCATGCGTGCGAACGACCGCGACCATGAGGCGGTCGCGGCACTGCATGCCCTGAACTGA